From Proteiniborus sp. MB09-C3, the proteins below share one genomic window:
- the istA gene encoding IS21 family transposase, which produces MKGWNMFAEIKQYKLKGFNKSQVSRFLNINYKTVDKYWNMSYEEYAELKEDAKSRSKKVDKYMELILSWIKEFRDISTAQIFDWLRERYGEVDFSDRTLRLYVKDLREKHGLPKVPCARQYEEIPELPMGYQAQVDLGQTWLSKRDGSKIKAYCFAMVLSHSRYKFLWWRDKPFNTLSFIEAHNKAFEYFGGMPKEIVYDQDRILAVSENHGDIIFTEMFQNYISSMKFKTRLCRAFDPESKGKIEAVVKYAKYNFAKHRAFIDIDLLNEDSFKWLDRTGNAKVHEITRKVPKEVFTLEKEHLQKVPSLFENIQLNDSLTYSVRKNNTISYKQNRYQVPKGTYRPGKEVRLIIKDNKMSIVDLDTELVIATHSISNQKGKLIQIYHPEREKKKTKDQMYDKAFKALGMTDEAKELLDNIRKEKERYCRDQFGLIISVVKDYDEKLVGQAVEYCVKRKLFSAGMFKDTLEYLSIKKKQVQKRNMIKQIYPSLQSTKM; this is translated from the coding sequence TTGAAGGGATGGAATATGTTTGCTGAAATTAAGCAGTATAAATTAAAAGGATTCAATAAGTCTCAAGTAAGTAGATTTCTTAATATTAACTACAAAACAGTAGATAAATACTGGAACATGTCTTATGAAGAATATGCAGAACTAAAGGAGGATGCTAAGAGTAGAAGTAAAAAGGTTGATAAATATATGGAGCTAATATTATCTTGGATAAAGGAATTTAGAGATATTTCAACTGCTCAAATATTTGATTGGCTTAGAGAAAGGTATGGTGAAGTGGATTTTAGTGATAGAACATTAAGACTTTATGTAAAAGATTTAAGAGAAAAACATGGACTGCCTAAAGTTCCTTGTGCAAGGCAGTACGAGGAGATTCCAGAGCTTCCAATGGGATATCAAGCACAAGTAGATTTAGGTCAAACTTGGTTATCCAAGCGTGATGGCTCAAAAATTAAAGCATATTGTTTTGCAATGGTACTTTCTCATTCAAGATATAAATTTCTATGGTGGAGAGACAAGCCTTTTAATACCCTATCATTCATAGAAGCTCATAATAAAGCTTTCGAATACTTTGGAGGCATGCCAAAAGAAATAGTATATGACCAAGATAGGATTTTGGCAGTATCAGAAAACCATGGAGATATTATCTTCACTGAAATGTTTCAAAACTACATAAGTAGCATGAAATTTAAGACTAGGCTATGCAGAGCTTTTGACCCAGAAAGCAAAGGAAAAATAGAAGCAGTAGTCAAATATGCAAAATATAACTTTGCAAAGCATAGAGCCTTTATAGATATTGATTTACTAAATGAAGACTCATTTAAATGGTTAGATAGAACTGGTAATGCTAAAGTACATGAAATAACAAGAAAGGTACCTAAAGAAGTGTTTACTCTGGAAAAGGAACACTTACAGAAAGTACCTAGCCTGTTTGAAAATATTCAACTTAATGATAGTTTAACCTATTCTGTCAGAAAAAACAATACCATATCATACAAACAGAATAGATATCAGGTTCCAAAAGGTACATATAGACCAGGTAAAGAAGTTAGGCTAATAATAAAAGATAATAAAATGAGTATAGTTGATTTAGATACTGAATTAGTTATTGCAACTCACAGTATCAGTAATCAAAAGGGCAAGCTAATTCAAATATATCATCCAGAAAGAGAAAAAAAGAAAACCAAAGATCAAATGTATGATAAAGCCTTTAAAGCTCTTGGAATGACAGATGAAGCAAAAGAGCTATTAGATAACATACGAAAAGAAAAAGAGAGATATTGTAGAGATCAGTTTGGATTAATAATATCAGTAGTAAAGGATTATGACGAAAAGCTAGTAGGACAAGCAG
- a CDS encoding Mu transposase C-terminal domain-containing protein: MLRINSVILFETSQGKRYERILYRYKDIIYLIDIYDNSMPTAVPESFIRNGLNDGTILVLENEPYMIIKDEEDILPKHKAIRDKAYNAIKNIVIFEPDIYISDKRVKLVREYVDNIHEATVMRYLKRFWQRGMHKNSLLPDYYKCGKTQGDKVINNTFIITPETVKIFNAALNRFYYNSSQKTLTLTYELMIKEYFSENGIVNDEIPTLRQFRYWFNKERNIKKEVSTRQSAKRYELQHRGLTGSATEEAFGPGAIFQIDATVGDVYLVSQYNGNWIIGRPVIYTVMDVFSRCVVGINISLEGPSWIGASIALINAATDKVSFCRKYNIEINNDEWNYCSTLPEAIVADRGELEGENIESLISAFGIRVLNTSPYRGDMKGIIERYFDTLNQHTKPFLPGAIKSQYRERGEQDYRLSATLDLKQFTQIIIKCVLYHNNHHYLKNYTRSEDMIADGVEPIPKLIWEWGIANRTGRLRTVNEDLLKLNLLPNDKATVTQHGIKFKGMLFGSKISVKERWFEKARNNGAWKVDISYDPRDMSYIYIKYEDGRKFDKCFLLEHQSRYREKSIEEITYLLEYEKMQAKASKKIELQNKINLLEDIENIIEQAKDDTKNEVEEGISKKRRIQNIRDNRNFEKQQERKQNIIEIRPEETKIVVEEKSYGDTEQDMVELLLKVQKEGKDRAGFDT; this comes from the coding sequence ATGCTTCGAATCAATAGTGTGATTTTATTTGAAACAAGTCAGGGTAAAAGATATGAACGAATTCTATACCGTTACAAGGATATTATTTACCTAATTGATATTTACGATAATTCAATGCCTACTGCAGTTCCAGAATCCTTTATTCGGAATGGGTTGAATGATGGGACAATACTTGTTTTGGAAAATGAACCATATATGATAATCAAAGATGAAGAGGATATTCTCCCTAAACATAAAGCCATAAGAGATAAGGCTTATAATGCCATTAAAAATATTGTTATATTTGAGCCTGATATATACATCTCTGATAAGAGAGTTAAACTTGTCAGAGAATATGTTGATAATATCCACGAAGCAACAGTTATGAGATATCTAAAGCGGTTTTGGCAGAGAGGTATGCATAAAAACTCCTTACTACCTGACTATTATAAATGTGGGAAGACACAAGGTGATAAAGTAATCAATAATACTTTTATTATTACCCCAGAAACGGTAAAAATTTTCAATGCTGCTCTTAATAGATTTTATTATAATTCATCACAGAAGACATTGACATTAACCTATGAACTTATGATTAAGGAATACTTTAGTGAAAATGGAATAGTAAATGATGAAATTCCTACCCTAAGACAATTTAGATATTGGTTTAATAAGGAAAGAAATATCAAAAAGGAAGTATCGACTAGACAAAGTGCAAAGCGATATGAATTACAACATAGGGGACTTACAGGATCTGCTACTGAAGAAGCCTTTGGTCCGGGAGCAATATTTCAAATAGATGCAACTGTGGGGGATGTGTATTTAGTGTCCCAATATAATGGAAATTGGATTATAGGAAGACCAGTTATATATACTGTTATGGATGTATTTTCACGTTGTGTAGTAGGAATTAATATATCTTTGGAAGGACCAAGTTGGATTGGAGCAAGTATCGCCTTAATTAATGCTGCTACTGATAAAGTGTCATTTTGCAGGAAGTACAATATAGAGATTAATAATGATGAGTGGAATTATTGTAGTACCTTACCTGAAGCAATTGTGGCAGATAGAGGAGAATTGGAAGGTGAAAATATAGAGTCCTTAATATCAGCATTTGGAATAAGGGTCCTAAATACTAGCCCATATAGAGGCGATATGAAAGGAATTATCGAAAGGTATTTTGATACACTAAACCAACATACTAAGCCATTTTTACCCGGAGCAATCAAAAGCCAATACCGTGAAAGAGGAGAACAAGATTATAGACTCTCAGCAACTCTTGATTTGAAACAGTTTACTCAAATTATAATTAAATGTGTATTGTATCATAACAATCATCACTATTTAAAAAATTATACCAGAAGTGAAGATATGATTGCAGACGGAGTGGAGCCCATACCCAAGTTAATCTGGGAGTGGGGCATTGCTAATCGAACAGGACGGTTAAGAACAGTCAATGAAGATTTATTGAAACTAAATCTACTACCAAATGACAAAGCAACTGTAACGCAGCACGGGATAAAATTTAAAGGTATGCTCTTTGGTTCTAAAATTTCAGTAAAAGAACGATGGTTTGAGAAGGCTAGAAACAATGGGGCTTGGAAAGTTGACATATCATATGATCCACGAGATATGAGTTATATTTATATTAAGTACGAAGATGGTAGAAAGTTCGATAAGTGTTTTTTACTAGAACATCAGTCAAGATATAGGGAAAAATCTATCGAAGAAATAACCTATCTACTAGAATATGAAAAGATGCAGGCTAAAGCCTCAAAGAAGATAGAACTGCAAAATAAGATTAATCTATTAGAAGATATAGAGAATATTATAGAGCAGGCAAAAGATGATACTAAAAATGAAGTTGAAGAAGGTATAAGTAAAAAGAGGCGTATTCAAAATATTAGAGATAATCGTAATTTTGAGAAGCAACAGGAGAGGAAACAAAATATTATCGAAATAAGACCAGAAGAGACTAAGATAGTAGTTGAAGAAAAGTCTTATGGTGATACAGAGCAAGATATGGTTGAATTACTGTTAAAAGTGCAGAAGGAGGGGAAAGACCGTGCAGGATTTGATACATAA
- a CDS encoding ATP-binding protein, which produces MQDLIHNAEYKEQIISEYKGNPFIEALPEITSSNEIVSKLAYFPPYDKEERQLDSQYRTHLVGRLYDVFQPLMIHLDLESRISRVLRQGYIGRNILDKAYVSNHYRSTAGSFTLLGVSGMGKTTVVNRILTRYPQVIVHSKYKDRELSRYQVVFLRLECSYDGSIKGLCLSFFNKVDEVLGTDYYSRFGSGKLSVDNMLVAMTNIAKNISLGLLVIDEIQNLSKSKSGEADRMLNFFVNLVNTIGLPVLLIGTPEAMGVLQGKFRQARRGSGQGDLVFERFR; this is translated from the coding sequence GTGCAGGATTTGATACATAATGCAGAATATAAGGAACAGATTATTTCAGAATATAAAGGTAATCCATTTATAGAAGCATTACCTGAGATTACATCGTCAAATGAAATAGTATCAAAGTTAGCATATTTTCCTCCCTATGATAAAGAGGAAAGACAATTAGATAGTCAATATAGAACTCATCTTGTTGGCCGTCTATATGATGTTTTTCAGCCTCTAATGATACATTTAGATTTGGAAAGCAGAATTAGTAGAGTTTTAAGGCAAGGATATATAGGAAGAAATATATTGGATAAAGCCTATGTTTCAAACCATTATCGTAGCACTGCAGGCTCTTTCACACTTTTAGGAGTCTCAGGTATGGGGAAAACCACTGTTGTAAATAGGATATTAACAAGGTATCCACAAGTTATTGTCCATAGCAAATATAAAGATAGAGAACTTTCAAGATATCAGGTAGTTTTCTTAAGACTAGAATGCTCTTACGATGGAAGTATTAAAGGCTTATGTTTATCATTCTTTAATAAGGTTGACGAAGTATTAGGAACTGACTACTATTCAAGATTTGGCAGCGGTAAACTTTCAGTTGATAATATGCTTGTCGCTATGACTAATATTGCTAAAAATATTTCATTGGGACTTTTAGTAATTGATGAGATACAAAACCTTAGTAAATCCAAATCCGGAGAAGCCGATAGGATGTTGAACTTTTTTGTTAACTTAGTCAATACTATAGGATTGCCAGTATTGTTAATCGGGACTCCTGAGGCTATGGGGGTATTACAAGGAAAGTTTAGACAGGCTAGGAGGGGCTCAGGGCAAGGAGATTTAGTATTTGAAAGGTTTAGATAA